The bacterium genome contains the following window.
CGGTCCGGGCCGTCTCCAGCTCGCCGACCTTGGTCTGAGCCTCGGTCAAGGCCCGATCGATGCCCTCGCGCCGCTTGAGCTCGGCATTGGCCGTCTCGATCTGGCCGCGCAATTCGGTGGCCTCTTGGCCGGACGCGGCGGCTCGGATCTGGGCCTCGCTTTTTTCGGTGTTGAGCACCTGGATCTTTTGCCGGAGGGCCGCGGCCTCGGCAGCCGGATTCTCGAAGCTGAGCCCCAAATCAGCGGCCTCAGCGTTATTCTCGATCTCCTGAAGCTTGCCTTCGGCGGCTTCTCGCGCCTCTTTCTCCTGCCGGGTTTCTTCCTTGGCTGCTTCGAGCTGCCGAGTCCTTTCGGCAACCTCGGTATTTTTCTCGCCCAACTCCCGCTCGAGCTCGCCGATCCGAGTGCCCTTGGCCTCGGCCTCGCTGCGCTGATTCGCGGCCTCGCCTTGGGCGCTGCCCAAATCGTTGCCGAGCTCGGTCACCCGGGCTTCGAGCTCGGTGATGGCTTGAGTCTTGGTTTCGACTTCGCGCTCGGCCTCGGCTCTTTTGGCTTCGACCTCGGCCAGCTGGGCCTCGAGGTTCCGCACCTTGGAAGGACCCAGCTTGGAAAGCCATTCGCGGGCCGAGCCCAGCCCTTGGCGGACTCGGGCGCCCCAGCCCTCGGCCTCGCCGGCCGGTTTCGGCGCGGCGGCGGTCTTCGCCGCCGCCCGCGAGGCCCGGATCTTCTGGAGCCAAGGTCCAAATTCAAAACCGCCGCCGGATTTGGCCGGACGCTCCGGCGCGATCGGCGCGTAGCTGGCCTTGGGATCGAAGCCTTCGATCCGCATCTTCACTTCGCCCAGCGCCGGTTGGAGACGGCCCATCGTCGCCCGGTTGGCCAGGTTGAAGCCGACCATGGCCTGGCCGTACATCACGGTCGCGTCGAAGAAGTTGGCGGCGAAAGTCTGATCATTGTCCGGCATCCAGCCGGCTTTTCGGCTGACGGCACTACTGGCCTGCATCGCGAAGATGCTGCCGAGATGGTTGGCGGTGCCGGCGCTGAATTGGCCCAGCTTGGTCAAGGTCGGCGCGCCGACTCCGGCCTCCGGCACCCAAGGATTGCCCATCAGCAGGCGGCCGGTCGGAGTCGGCTGGAAGAGGTTCGGGCCGTGGGCGGCGGTGCCCTCGCGGCCGCCGAAGCGGATCTCGCGCTCCCGGACCTTGAAATTGAACTTGCCTTCGGCCGCCCGGCTGCTGGCCCAGCCGGTGCCGGCGTGGACCGCCCGCATGCCGACGAACATCAGCATCGAGGAAAGGATTTCGTCGCCGGCGCCGTTCCAGGTCCGGTCGGAGCCGTGCGAAAGGCGCTCAAAGCCCCGGTGCATGCCGGTGAAGGCCACCGATTCGCCGAAGACGCCGAAGCCCGAGGCCGCCAACTTGGTGCCCCGGCCGATGCTCTCGATTTTCTTGGCGTCGTAAAGATATTTCGCGGCGCGCAGTCCGCCGATCTCGAAAGCCGCCCCCGCAAAAGGCGCGGCCATCATGCCGGCCAGCATCGAAGGCTTGGTCACTTCGTGCTGGAAATGACCCAGAGTCATCTCGAGCTTGTCGCCGAAGTTGGCCTTGCCGTTGGCCAGGTCGAGCAGTTTCCCGGCCTTGGCCCCGAGGGCCGAATCGTCTTTCAACAGCGAGGCGATGGCGGTGGCCGTCCCCGGATAGCCCCGCTCGCTGAAGAGCCGGCCCTTGGCCAAATGGAGGAGCCCGCCGTGCCGAAGCTCGGTGTCACGCTCCTGAGCCAAAGAGAGCAGCTCGCGGAACAGGGCCGATTTGAGGAGCCGTTGGCGCTGGGCCTGCTCGCCCTCGCTCAAGCTCAGGCCTTGGAGCAGGGTTTTCAGGTTGCCGGCCGGCGATTGATCCCGAGCTTCGGCGAGCTTTTTGAAGAGCGACTCGACCTGGGTGATTTCGGCATTGACGTCGACCTTGCTCTCGAAATTGAGGAGCCCCTCGGCGTGGTCGGCCCGCTTGGCGACGTCTTCCTTGGCGAAAACCTCGAGGATCTGGAGGGCTTGCTTTTGAGCGGCGTCGAGCCCGGCCGGGTCCTTGACCTTGAAGAGACTTTCGCCGGCCGGCGCTTTCAGGCTGGCCGCGAGCAGCGGGGTCAGGTCCCGGGGATTGGGATTCTGCTGGGGAACGAGGTAGGGCTGGAGATTCTCGGCGAAAGCCTTGGTCTCGGCCATATCCGGCGGCGGCTGGCGCTTGAGGCTCTCGACCAAGGCCCGGTGCTTCTCGGCGCTTTCGGCCTTGGGGTCCGACAGCCAGTCCCGGCTGAAATTGGTGAATTTACCGTCCTTGAAAGTGAAACGATCCTTCAACCAAATCCGGCCGTTTTCGGGCTTGGCGTCGTCGTCGGCCACCCATTTCAAAATCAAATCGAGCTGATCGCCGTCCCGGATCACCTGATAGTGGCTTTCCTTGTCCCGGCGCAGCTTCAGGCCCTCGAGGTCGAACCGCTTGGCTTGGGTGACGATGAGGCCGTTCAAGCTGTCGAGATAGCGCCGCTCTTTTTTGAAGGCCTCTTTGAATTTCTCCAGCGGCTGCTCTTGCTCGTCGACCATGGCTTGGCCGAAGGTCCGGGCCACCGAAAGGCCAAAACTTTGCACAAGCTTATCGCTTAAACCGGGCCCATTCTTGACCAAGGCCTCGTATTTGCCGAGCCAGCCTTTCCAGGCGGCGACGTCGCCCTTGCCATTGTGCTCGAAGCTCCGCTGGTAGCCCTTCAGCACCTTCTGGGTCGGATCGAAGACAAACTTGTCCTTGAGATAGACCCGGCCGTCGCCGGCTTTCTCGTTGTCATCCAACGGAATGATGAAAGTGACTTCGATGTCGCCGTTCGGCTTGACCTCGGCTTCGGTCTTGGCTTCGAGGTCGGAAGGCTTGAATTTTAGGGGCGTTTTTTGCGGATTGTCCCCCTTGCCGTCGTAGAGATCTAGGACGGAGGAGAAAAAATCTTGATGTTGCTTCAGTAAGTCCCTGGTTTCCCGAGACAAACGGAAGGAAGCGTTTCCGCTCACCTTGTGCCCCCAAAGTGCTATTCGGAGTGATTATTTTATGATCCCAGGTATTTCACCCTATTGCGGCTTTATCGCCGTGGTGGGGGAAAAGTTGTCAGCAGAAGCCTGCGCAAAAGATCTCCCCTCCCCCCTGCGGGAGAGGGGTCGGGGGAGAGGGGGTGCTGCATAAGCAGCGGCACCTTAGCGCCCCCTCTCCCGGCTCGAATCGTCGAGCCACCCTCCCCCCTTGCGGGGGAGGGATATATTAATGTTATCGGCGCCAAAGCGGAGAGCCGGCGACGTAAACGGCGGCGATTCTTTCGGGGAAAGTTTGGTCGACCAAGCCGGCCGGAATCGAATCGTCGTCTTCGGGCGAGTCGACCAGGATGAAATCGGCCTGCTTGTTCTTGGCCAGGCTCCCGATCTCCGAATCCAAGCCCAAGGCCTTGGCGCCGCCCAAAGTGGCCGCCTGAAGAATGGCCGAGGCCACTTGAGAGCGGTCGATTTCGCCCTCGAGCCGATAGACCACCGCTCGCATCTCATCCCAAAGCTGAAGGTTGGAACCCGAAGCCTTGCTCAAGGTGCCCAAGGCCCAGGGCGAGCCCTCCTTGAGGATCTTGTCCCAAGGCACCTCGCCGGCTTGGAGCTTCTCGAAGGATTGAGGCGAAAAAACCCGGACGCAGCCGGCCTTGTCGAGGAGAGCCGAATCGGTCGGACCCAAGTGGAGGGCCCCGACGATCGAGGGCTTGGCCTTGAGCACCCCGATCTCGTGGAGATATTGGATCGGCGTCATCCGATGGGGCGGCGGAATTTTGTCGATGCCCCAGCCGGCCTCCTTGAATAGCACCGAGGTGACCTCGCCCTGGCTGTCGTAGAAAAATTCCATCTCGCTGAAAGTGAGAGCGGCATGGAGGTGCAGCGGAATGCCCATCTGAATCGCGTGGCTGCCGAGGATCCGCAGCATGTTCTTCGAAAGGGTATAAGCCGAAAAAGGCGCCAAGCCGGCCTTGAGCTTGGGATTTTCCTCGTGGAGGATCTCGTCGACCAAGGCCAAGGCCTGCTCGAACTCGTCCTGGGCCAGGGTCCGTTGGATGTTTTCGATCTCGGCCAGGACGACGACCCGCAGGCCCGACTCGCGGTAGAGCGGCACCGCGATCGGATAGCGGCAGACGTCGCCGATCGTGGTCACGCCGGAGC
Protein-coding sequences here:
- a CDS encoding amidohydrolase family protein, with amino-acid sequence MATSAPQTAEVHVIVAQHLIPIEGEILSPGALAFQGERILAVGRPEELTQRFPQAKVEEYSSHCLLPGLVNAHADLSLTHFEKYPHPLPETKEGRILFMAWLVNVSRFKSKLALGDQQKSLGEGLDIVRRSGVTTIGDVCRYPIAVPLYRESGLRVVVLAEIENIQRTLAQDEFEQALALVDEILHEENPKLKAGLAPFSAYTLSKNMLRILGSHAIQMGIPLHLHAALTFSEMEFFYDSQGEVTSVLFKEAGWGIDKIPPPHRMTPIQYLHEIGVLKAKPSIVGALHLGPTDSALLDKAGCVRVFSPQSFEKLQAGEVPWDKILKEGSPWALGTLSKASGSNLQLWDEMRAVVYRLEGEIDRSQVASAILQAATLGGAKALGLDSEIGSLAKNKQADFILVDSPEDDDSIPAGLVDQTFPERIAAVYVAGSPLWRR